The Scomber scombrus chromosome 19, fScoSco1.1, whole genome shotgun sequence DNA window TCAGGAAGGCCATTGCACTGATTGTAAAAAGGACACTCCATCCCAGGTGAGAATTAATTTCCAGCCACCGAGCACTGaaggtcattttttaaaacgtGATGCCACAGCCGAGCCGCTGATTTTTAATGGTTGTCTTTCGGCGTGACACTGCATTGAAGTTGACGAGAATATTGGAGAAGCGTTTGGATATTTCATGTGTTGCCAAACACAACACCCCTTTGCGCAccaaaaaagggggggaaaaaccGCGCATAATATGAATAATAGCGTGGTGTACGGTGCTGAAAATGGACAGTAGACTATTTATCCTGCAAACACATCCAAGAGCGCAATCTAAGGCTTGAAATACAAGTCACATGTGTCGATTGGAGAAAAAGCCTTGATGGTCACATTCAGTGTAAACTATAGTGcgttaaaaatgtaatgatgcTACGATGGAAAGCACCAGTCAGTGATTTTTGCTGTGACATCTTTCTGTGGGGATCATTTCTAATTAGCTGGCAAGCATTTGCTGTCTAAAGCAGGTACTGCTGCTCAGCAATGGgtgcagggggaaaaaacagcaatGCATTTCACTCACCATCTCGACAGGCGTGAGTCAAAATAGACCTTTCTTCTCATTTCCCCCAGAGGTCCATTTTCAAAGACACCTTGCAACATATGGAGGATGAGGATGCGGcgctggaataaaaaaaacgtCCGCCGTATTTGCAGGAGTGGATCCGGATGATCCCACATCCATCGTTTTTGATCTGGAAAATGATACCTACTGTAGCAATGTGCGCTGCAATCTTCCCCGCTGATGCACACCGACGCAAAGGATGATGGCTGcgaataaaaaatgaataaaataaaaataatttaaattataaaaGAAATTGGTGGCTACTCGCTCAGCTTGCACACTAACATCATGGCTCGGTGTGTTGGGACGCCATATATGCTCAGGGATGTGATGCGATGTGGAATAATTCCCTGCTGGCTGCCCATGCGCTACCTTGCTCTGTTTACCGTCACTGCAGCTGCGGACCGTGGCAGAGTCAGAGTGAATGGGATGCTGAGAAATCATCAGCACGTATTGCGGCGTTATAACGTGATAAGTGTCACGTTATAATTCTAAGtatcagacagaaaaagacTTGCCACTTCGTTATAACGTGGGAAGTGTCAGACAGTAAAAGACTTATCACGCCACAATACGTGCTGATTTCTCAGCAACCCGCAGGTAAACAGGGGCGGATTTAGTTATTTTGGGGCCCAAGGCAAACACAGTCATGGGGCCCTCCACATCCTTtgttctccccctttttttaacccttacctGATGTAAGTGTCCATAACGTGAAACTTAAAACGTTATAACGTGAGTATCATCTAGAGTAGCTACGACCGATATGGGATTTTTGAAACCGATACCGATTTTAGGGTGGAAAAGTTTACAGATAGCCTAACCGATATGGTGGCCGATAATTCATTTTTGAACTGGAATGAAAATAGATGTTCTATGCAGATGGTTCACTATATGAGGCTGTTTTATTAAACAAGTAGGCTAAATAATGAAGTCTTAACATAAACATTTCTACAAATTAACactaacaaaataaagaaaaaataactgtTCCGTATCAGTCATTATTTCAATTGATTGAACTCCAGTCAGAAATGCTTTGTTCCCCTTGTTTATCAATAAATGTCGTGATTTCAAAAATTATGCTGGTAGGCCTGccccttaaaatcagattttagtgagcacagaaaaaaattCATTAGATtagtgtgaaaacagcctttcagTGTCAAGCTCTGTACATACGTCATTCTGCACAgtcaagaaaaacatgtgtttgtgtggagggggactttaaaggTGCACTCTAAGAAAAAGGAAGGTTGAAATCAAAGctaaagaaaccaaaaataTCCTGACTTTCACTCTCTTTAGGTCAAGCTAAAAAGAGCTACATCATACAATTCCCATAGTGCAACTCAGTGGTGTCTTTAATTAGACTCTGACTTCCTCATGAATGCACACATCTTTCAAAATCCATGTCTCCCTATTGCAGGCTATttgttcaaaatgtaaaaaaaagaagaaagaaatagcCTACTGAGTATTCACCATGACAGGAATAGTAATACTTGTGTAAAATTTCTGGAATGcccctttaaataaatgtctttttttgcagATTAAAGTAACAAACTCTGCACCTTAATCTcataacagagaaaagaaattCAACTTTTCATCTTCAGCATGTTAACTTTCGAAGCAAAGGAGCTCCGAAAACTGTAATCAGAGGGGTGTTATCTTTGTGTAAGTgacaaatacagacagacacatgccACTTTGACACGCACGTATCAGACATGCACAACAGTGACAGACCATTAACCATAAGAACTATTCCACGGATAAAAGTAACATTGATTTTACTTTCCACTCTGTCCCTGGGCTGCACATCAGTTTTAATTACTGAACTGCTGTCTGGtcatctctctgctgtttgCATTACTATGATCCTTTTCAAGATTTTAGTCTGACATGCCTTTCAAATATCAAGATCTATGGTGGCGCTTTGTCTTGCTGGAAGAGAAAGTGAGGCAACAGCTTTTGTACCATCAGACTGCTTTGTTTACTTGTGTCTTTCCATTCTTGTCAGGGTGTACATTATTTATATCTATTGAGGTTTAATATAGTCACAGATTACAGAAAGGCAAAGGCAAAAACATGCCTACACATAGCTTCAGctgtaaataaactgaaatctATAACAGTGATAAAACATGCTCATTATGTCATTAATCCAGGCTGTGTAAACATGAAGTAATAAGACATCAGTTAAATTAACAATAAAGCACCCAAGTGTAAAAGGTAACATAGATCACTGCAGCCAAAATTAAGATACAGTAATGAAGTAGTTGACTTGCCTGTGGCTTTTCTCAATCAATTATTCATCCTTTGTACTTGGTTGTGTATTCTCCATTAAGTTATTATAACATCAAATACAGTATCAACATTAAATGGCTCTTAGTCAGATCATTCCTGCCATTTTCTGCGCTCACCGCCAAATATTGCAGCCCATTTGCGAGTAATCTCCAGGTAGATGGCAGGTTTATTAGGCAGGTAGTCCAAGTACACAGTCTGGCTCGCTTTGGGAATTGCCATTTCAATTTGAGTCCCCTCGTGCCATTCATTAAAAGATGTTATGGAGATGAAATCAGGCCTGGCTTCTAATGCAGCACTCAGCGAGGTCTCATAGTATTTCCCATTGATACGGTTTCGAGTGTTTTGGAAGTTCCAGGGTCGAACGCTTGTGTCAATATAACCTGGACCCACACTTGGAATGAATATCAGGTTGTTATCTTCGCAGAAAGCCTTAATGGAGTCCCAGTTCCGCTGAGTGGACCCATAAGAAAATCCACTAGTAGCGAAATAGGTATAGATGCCATCAAAACCCGCAGTCAGGATATCCCGCTTATGTTTCTCCTCAACCAGCAGGGCGATGAAGATGGCGTCATACGGGGTATCCCTGATGCTGttactctctgtgtgttttagcaGTTTGGCCCACTGCTCCGAGTTCATCAGATAGGAGTCATACACGTAGAAGAGTGGAAGGAGCTTTCCATTGTTTGTCCTGTACTTGAAAAAGGCAGGGTGCTCTCCGTATCTGAGGAGAGGAGATATTAATCATGAAAAAATTATTCCCGGAGAGATTATAAAATCATGGGATGTCTCTGAAGAAACACAATACTACTCACTTTTCAATGATGTATTTGACATTAGTGTACATATTGACTTCATCTCTTCCTTTGTATGGTTCAATGTGGAAACAAACCTGTTAACAAACAAATcatgacaacataaaatcattgtttcagtttcagcacTGATATGAGGCTGCTTTATTAAACAAGTAACTAATGAGGTATATTTAACATTGTTAAGAATTTCTAGAAATGAGCAccaacaaaataaagaataaataaaaaataaaatagcaaaataaacatcagtacTGTATCTTATCAGTCATTATTTCAATTGATTGAACTCCAaccagaaattattttttttcgtGTTTATCAATAAATGTCATTATCAATATTTCACCGTTCATGTATAACTATAACTCACAAACAGCAGAGTGAAGTGATGAAGACTGGCAGCAGTGTTACACCGTAACGTTATTCTGTTAAATATGTTCAGGGTAAACTTTcaatggtggaaaacaagatgTGGAAATTTTAATTATTGTAAATGTAACGACTGTCATTGTTCAGTTGGAAACAAACTGAACTGTGAGTCCTGAACAAAACTGGTTGTGGGTTTTCATGTTCACACATCCGCTTAGCTTTGAAAGTAGTAATAGTTAACTGGCTAGCTAGTGTGGTTAACGAACATGATGAGCTGGTCATCACACAGTAAAAAATGGGAAGGTGGTTTGTTTTTCAGCATTGTGTctcaaattttttttaatatctgcGTATATCGGAAAACACACCGATACTGGTATATCTGTGAAAGGCCaaccgatattatcggccgggCACTGGACTATGTACATCAAATGCGTATTCAACTATTGCAAACAGATGGTTATTAAGCTCAATGCTGTGTTCATACAGACCTTAATGTAGTATTTATGTGCCACTTCCAGCAGCAAAGGCACAATGTCATCTGTTGGCTCACCATTGTCATCCTTCGTACTAGGAGGGTACCAGGAAACAGAAAGGACACCTGCAAATAAATAACAGTTCAAACATGAACCTCAAACCTGAATGAGAAAACACTTTAAtgaacataatatatatattacaattattataacaatatattaACTGTAAATATACTGAGGTGATAGGCTACTATGGGAAGGGATAGAGGGCTGACAATGTGGTGGAAATGAGAATGCTGATAATCAGTGCGGCTTTTATCAGATATAAATACTTGTCaaaatatgtattgtatgtaatgtatgttaCATCCTATTTTGTTACCTCAATGATAATCAGTTACAGCAATGAAAAGGTAATTTACCGTAAATATAACACTATTATAAAGTGTGAACACTATAAATACATCTGTGGAACTTTAAGTTTTATAATTCATTTACCGATTACAATCACTGAACTACTGTATGTATCAAAACAGACGGCTACACAATTaatcaatattatttttgtGCTATTGTTGTTTTGcgataataaataaattctgTTGTCCAAATAAATGACTCCATGTGAATTGTAATGAAAAACTGACTAAGTTAGGTaagatttcttttgttttatactgtatgtagagtTTTGTCTGATGTACAGCAGTGAATGAACACAGGTCACAGCACTGAAAACCAGTCTGATTATTCTAAGTTAGATTTTGCATATATCTTCTACATTGTAAAATACTGTTACTAGTACTTTAAATCCTGATCATTTCACTAAAGATGCACCGATCCTACTTTTTCTCTAATTCCTAAACTAATTTAAATTTGTCAGCCCCACTGCATAGTACTCAGTGGGCTCATTTGATGTAACATTTTCAGCTGCGATGATTAGTCTGTTAATTAGCTGTCTACTACTAAATTAATTCCCAGCTATTTTAATAATAGATTAATCactttgagtatttttttaagaggaaaatgtccaaattctctgaacaacagcttctcaaatatgaatattttctggtttctttagtcttctatgattgtaaactaaatatctttgtgttgtgcACAGTTGGTTGgggcaaaacaagacatttgaggctTGGGTTTATGAAATGCTGCATGCCATCTTTTACCGTTtcatggaccaaacaactaattgattaataatgaacagattacctgataatgaaaacaatagtAAGTTACAGTCCTAGTAACATTTGATGAAGGATTGCTGTGGCAAAAGCTGGCAGCCTACTATGAGAGGATGAATGTAACTCAGAGAAGAAACAATGAATTTTTAAAGATCTTGATAAAGAAACTATATTTAATCTGGATCAGTCACATCTGGCTGACACCCAACTGGCTTAATGAGGTAAATTTCCTAGGTTCCCCCATGCATATCATAATATATCATCAGAAAATGGCGATAATGTTGAATTATTGTTCAGCCCCGGTGTGAAGTTCAGGTTAATTTTCGTCTTACCAATGGCTGCCGTGCGTAGCTGCTGCATATGAGCCTCTAAAATGGAGGGGTTTCTGGAACTGTAAGCCCCTAAAGCCGGGTAGAAATTGGACCCAACGTCATCAGGTGGGACGTGTCTCCCTTGTGGATACCCCTGAGCCACCTTGAAGTCCCAGTGTGGCATCTGTGGATGGTCCCAGTGGACGTATTTGCCATCAAACTTGGGGTTTCCATACCATGTGTAGTAGAAAGCATGGAGATAGTAGTTGGGAGGAGGAAACTTCCTCAGTGTAGCCTCCagctctctgtctttgtctgacTGAGCGGAGTCATTCATTTTAGTCTGGTCTGATTTACTGTCAGCTTTATTATCTCTCTGGATCTGATTGTCATTCTTTTTGTCCGCAAACAGCTCAATGCCAACAGGGCCGCTGAACTCCGAGTCCTCTGGTGTGAGCGATTTTAGTACTACACTTAAGATGAGTACAAGCAACACTAAAGCAATTAATGTGATGCAAGATTTACGCCTAAACCTGGCCATTGTTCAGTCAGAGCTTGAGGCTTTCCACAGTTCATTGTTGAGACAGCAGTGAGACTTTGATGATGTTGTTGGATAGGCTGCCATTGAAACTCAGCCACTGAGATGTTGTTCAGCCCTGGAGGTTTGAAGAAATAGAGATGTCACGTCATGTTAAAAGAGAaccagaaagacagagagaagacatgtcagacacacagtaacagtcAGGTGCTGTGTTTTActaaaaatatcacattttagcCATGTAAAAAGACACGAATAATAAGCTAACGACGTTAGCTACTTCAACCTTACCTGCGTGGATGAACTTTGGTCCTGTCAACAGCAGCCACGACTGACAGCGGCTAAACAAATATTAGTTGCATCCTCTGACAGACACTTTGCTTGCTTCTACAGTAAAACTGCAACAATGGAAATAGCATgtctaacatttaaaaacactgctcCTCTTTTAGCTTCTACGACTCTTCATGAATTATTGCAAAAGATGCAGAGGACAAGACCCAACCCGCACTTCTGGTTCAGCAGCTTTTTCGTTGGAAAATGTGACAAATCTGCAAAAGctcaaaacaggaagtgagcagTGAGTTTGACCCATCCATGTGATATAGGAAGCATGCGCCCTGTGAAGTCAACAACAGGCACGGGATCAGAGTCAGAGATACTGCCCCCTATTGTTGTGGAAGATTTATTACATACAAATAACCCCTCAAAAATATAGCAGAGCAATAAACGATATTCAGGATTGGAAAGGTTACTttggttacagattactagttaccctatttaaaatgtaatatgtagtgcaactatttcaataacttaatcaaaataatgtacTTAATACACTtgatggatactgacatgatttataaaggAGATCATTccttataaagcaagatgtatctctcatttgaacatgtattcattagttctttttattcatttttggaatataaaaataaagatattttatgaaaaaaagtcaaaagtctggcatgggcttaattggtactgtgacacaatTTATGCCCATGTGTGCTACAAATAAACCcatatcatgatttatttataaaatgtaaaaaaaaattgatttcaaaAAAATTTATTCAGTAACATATtaagcaaaatcttaaaggtctgacttcagatgtaaccccctttgtaatcatcaacattttagtaagtaactgtaatttaattacacattttatctCAGTAACcgtaacggattacagttacatttagtTTGCAATTAAATTACGTTATTAAACCGTTACAAATCATTTCTCCCCAAAACTGACAATATTCTACATATATCAATGTTATATTATTGGGGTGAACAAATGATTCTTTCCTCGATCAAGCAATTGATTTTTGTGGTCCGTAAGAGgccagaaaatagtgaaaaatgtgcatcaCAATTTTCTTAAGGGCAAAGTTGATGTGTGGTGAGGTGAGAAAACCCAAACATGTCTTACTTACAATTTTACAGAACAGAGAAAAGTAGCAACTTCTCACATTGTAAGATGGAACTGAataatgtttggtatttttgcttcgTAAGTTACTTTTCActctagctttttttttttttttttttaaacacagcgtatttatacagtatgtttgtatgtatgtgattttatttattattgctgtttcttttttctgcattttagttttttatgtaaagcactttgaaatgcTTTAGTATGAGATggtacaatataaatacatttgaattggATTAAAACACTTGGTTGTCAAAATACACTCACCATCATCTATGGGGTGTTCCTAGTGAATATTAAGGAacactttttaatataatgtaGTCCAGTACAACCACACCACCACCTGCTATGaacttaataataaacataaagtagcaCTTTCTGAACATATCAGCAACAACTagaaatgtataagcttcattaaagtagaatttatagcagagctgtttcATTACATTg harbors:
- the manea gene encoding glycoprotein endo-alpha-1,2-mannosidase, coding for MARFRRKSCITLIALVLLVLILSVVLKSLTPEDSEFSGPVGIELFADKKNDNQIQRDNKADSKSDQTKMNDSAQSDKDRELEATLRKFPPPNYYLHAFYYTWYGNPKFDGKYVHWDHPQMPHWDFKVAQGYPQGRHVPPDDVGSNFYPALGAYSSRNPSILEAHMQQLRTAAIGVLSVSWYPPSTKDDNGEPTDDIVPLLLEVAHKYYIKVCFHIEPYKGRDEVNMYTNVKYIIEKYGEHPAFFKYRTNNGKLLPLFYVYDSYLMNSEQWAKLLKHTESNSIRDTPYDAIFIALLVEEKHKRDILTAGFDGIYTYFATSGFSYGSTQRNWDSIKAFCEDNNLIFIPSVGPGYIDTSVRPWNFQNTRNRINGKYYETSLSAALEARPDFISITSFNEWHEGTQIEMAIPKASQTVYLDYLPNKPAIYLEITRKWAAIFGGERRKWQE